Below is a genomic region from Gemmatimonadota bacterium.
TCGAGCCGGGATTTCGGGACATCGGGTGCCCGTGGCCGGCCGGACGGCCGGCGAAGCCATGGCGCTTCACGACGCCCTGGAAGCCCTTTCCCTTGGAGGTGCCGACCACCTTCACACGGTCCCCCGGCTGGAAGAGCTCCACGGTCAGCTGCTGCCCGGCCTCGAAGGCCTCGTCCCCGGCGACCTTGAACTCGCGCAACACGCTCGGCGCGTAGTCCAGCCCGACGCCTGCGGCGTGACCGAGCTCGGCGCGCGAGCTGCGCGTCTCCTTCTTCCGGCCGAAGCCGAGTTGAACGGCGGCGTAACCATCTTTGTCGGGATTCTTGACCTGCACCACGGGGCAGGGTCCGGCCTCGACGACCGTGACGGGAACCGCCGACCCTCCGTCGTCGAAGAGCCGGGTCATCCCGAGCTTACGTCCAATGAGTCCCGCCATCGTTCCGATCTCTCTCAAGTCTAGCTGAAGCCTTTCCGTCTCAGTCCACTTTGATCTCGACGTCCACGCCTGCCGGGAGGTCGAGCTTCGTCAGGGCGTCCACCGTGGCCGGCCGGCTGTCCACGATATCGATCAGCCGCTTGTGCGTGCGGAGCTCGAACTGCTCGCGCGACTTCTTGTCGATGTGGGGCCCTCGCAGAACCGTCCATCGCTCCCGCTTCGTGGGAAGGGGGATGGGGCCCTTCACCGTCGCGCCCGTCTTCTCGGCGG
It encodes:
- the rpsJ gene encoding 30S ribosomal protein S10, which translates into the protein MASRIRIRLKAFDHWVIDQTASDIVRTAEKTGATVKGPIPLPTKRERWTVLRGPHIDKKSREQFELRTHKRLIDIVDSRPATVDALTKLDLPAGVDVEIKVD
- the rplC gene encoding 50S ribosomal protein L3, with protein sequence MAGLIGRKLGMTRLFDDGGSAVPVTVVEAGPCPVVQVKNPDKDGYAAVQLGFGRKKETRSSRAELGHAAGVGLDYAPSVLREFKVAGDEAFEAGQQLTVELFQPGDRVKVVGTSKGKGFQGVVKRHGFAGRPAGHGHPMSRNPGSIGPGTNPSRTIKGKRLPGQQGNVRSTVRNLEIVRVDPERNLLFVRGGVPGARNSYLFISK